A genomic segment from Chanos chanos chromosome 2, fChaCha1.1, whole genome shotgun sequence encodes:
- the LOC115804421 gene encoding endothelin receptor type B: MRAVALIFVLFAAFCVSASRFSRDSTQVSVPERPRQDVDSAAVNGSSAVNRPAGQGQPRSFYPPMCEKPTEIKHAFKYVNTVVSCLIFVVGIIGNSTLLRIIYKHKCMRNGPNVLIGSLALGDLLYILIAIPINVFKLLAEDWPFGVHICKLMPFIQKASVGITVLSLCALSIDRYHAVTSWSRVKGMGIPLWKAVEVTLIWLVAVVLAVPEALAFDMMEMPYRGNKLRVCLLHPYQTTPFMRFYQDVKDWWLFGFYFCLPLACTGVFYTLMSCEMLSRKKGMRIALNDHMKQRREVAKTVFCLVAIFALCWLPLHLSRILKKTIYDQNDPNRCELLSFLLVMDYIGINMASLNSCINPVALYFVSQKFKNCFKSCLCCCCQRSSRSMSPTDERGSGVRWKGSCHGNGLDRTSSHSSQRYTSS; the protein is encoded by the exons ATGAGGGCCGTGGCGCTGATCTTCGTGCTGTTTGCAGCCTTCTGCGTTTCGGCCTCACGTTTCAGTCGCGACTCTACCCAGGTCAGCGTCCCCGAGCGTCCGAGGCAGGATGTAGACTCTGCCGCTGTGAACGGCTCTTCTGCCGTTAACCGTCCTGCAGGGCAGGGCCAGCCCCGAAGCTTTTATCCTCCGATGTGTGAAAAACCCACAGAAATCAAACACGCGTTTAAATATGTCAACACGGTGGTGTCCTGTCTGATCTTCGTGGTGGGCATAATCGGTAACTCCACTCTGCTGAGAATCATCTACAAACACAAGTGCATGAGGAATGGACCCAACGTTTTGATTGGGAGTTTGGCACTGGGCGACCTGCTCTATATTCTCATTGCCATCCCAATCAACGTATTTAAG CTGTTAGCAGAGGACTGGCCTTTTGGTGTGCACATCTGCAAACTCATGCCCTTTATCCAGAAGGCATCAGTGGGCATAACTGTTCTCAGCCTGTGTGCCCTGAGCATCGACCG GTACCACGCGGTGACGTCCTGGAGTCGTGTGAAGGGCATGGGCATTCCGCTGTGGAAGGCTGTGGAGGTGACGCTGATCTGGCTGGTTGCCGTGGTGCTGGCTGTGCCTGAGGCCCTGGCCTTTGATATGATGGAAATGCCGTACAGAGGAAACAAACTACGTGTCTGCCTCCTACATCCTTACCAGACCACGCCCTTCATGAGG TTTTATCAGGATGTAAAAGACTGGTGGCTGTTTGGTTTTTACTTCTGTTTGCCACTGGCGTGCACGGGGGTTTTCTACACGCTCATGTCCTGTGAGATGCTGAGCAGAAAGAAGGGAATGCGCATCGCTCTCAATGATCACATGAAGCAG AGAAGGGAGGTGGCCAAAACCGTCTTCTGTCTGGTGGCGATATTCGCTCTGTGCTGGCTTCCTCTCCACCTCAGCCGGATTCTGAAAAAAACCATCTACGACCAGAATGACCCCAACCGCTGTGAGCTCCTCAG TTTCCTGCTGGTGATGGATTACATCGGTATCAACATGGCCTCCCTGAATTCCTGCATCAACCCTGTGGCTCTATACTTCGTCAGCCAAAAGTTCAAAAACTGTTTCAAG TCTTGCCTGTGCTGCTGCTGCCAGAGAAGTTCCCGGAGCATGTCCCCGACAGACGAGCGGGGCTCTGGTGTGCGCTGGAAGGGCTCGTGTCATGGCAACGGTCTGGATCGAACCAGTTCACACTCCAGTCAAAGATACACCTCCTCTTAA